The window ACTTTGGAATGTGTTTGCAAACATGCTTTTAGGAAAAAGAACCCCTTAGTCCCTGTTGTGAGTGGataaatgtttgggttttttccaagccCTGATACAAAGCAACTAACTGAAGTTTGAAGAATTCCCCAGTACATTTATTGAAACAAGCAGTGCTTAAGAAGGGCAGAAAATAGTTAACTCCGCAAACAGGACAAgtcacaagtgaaaaaaaaaaaaattcaagatgtGAACTGTGACAATGAGTATTTGGGTTAAGAAATTCTTAAAGGTTGTTTTCTCCTCTatgctctttcttcctcattgtCTGTATGTTAGTATTGTCTACTGCTGGTTTGTCCAGATATGTTCTTCTTTGCTGTTCAACCAGTGCCacagaaggaatttttttaccTGGAATTTTCTAGCTTGAGTGCTTGTAGTCTGTACAGTTACTCTGCTGCTTCATTGTGCATTTCTCAGTTATGCAGTTTTGCAACACTGTCTGTGCTGAACCTCCGACACATCTTACTAACTAGATCTGCTTCTTCTGAGATGTGTCATGTAGCAGCCCTTGGggtcaaattttcttttttttcagtaactgcTGTTCATATAGAGGATCAGGGCAACCTTCAGGAAACTGCTACTACAGTGTGCTTCAAACTTGACCTGAAGGAATTCCCTGTAGGTATGATAGGCTCATTAAGTACTCTTGATGATTTAATTCCTGGTGCTTTTGAGATATCAAACTAGGAAGGGAATTAATGTCGATATCCCGTATATCTTCACTGTGCTTAAATGTTATAAATGTCTTTGCTCTGAATTGCAATTGTGTGGTAATGCTTTCTATGAGATTGATCAAATTTGATAGTGTGAGCCCAAATTGCTCTGCAAATAAATGTGCACAGTCAAACTGCAATGATGAAGTAAAACGGACCATTTATTGAATGTGAGTCAAAATGGAATGAGAAGAGCAGTGAACTCAGCAGAACCAGTCCCTGAGAGCTCTTGTTCTTATGTTTTATGAGTTTCAGAGCtgcaaatttcaaaatattatccAAAGGTGAAGCTGGTGTCCAGCTGGCTACTCCTTGGGAACAAGTTACTGAATTTACAAAAACATGCTTCTGCCATATCAGAGTGATACCTTAACAGAAGCTCAAAGTATGCTAGAGTCTGTGTTGCATGTCCTGGTTTTCTCATTAGGAAGCACTTCTGTGGTTGCAGCACAGATTTCATTGCCTCATGCCTCAGCACACAACTGTcattttctgatttcatttcagCAACCTTAAGTGCACAGGGAATGTGTTTTCCTTAGCTGCCTAGAAAAAATAAGGTTCAGATTAAAAGTGCTCTCAACCCTGGCTTGATCATCTGTCTGACAGTATCTGTGAACTTTTGGTTAGTAATTTGGCATAAATATTAAGACTAGTGAATCAGCTGGAGAGACAGCAGGGGAATTCTTCCCACGTTTGTATAAGACCAGGCAGAAGACAAACTAATTATCCTCTGCTTTAGAGCAAATGAGGAATTCTAAGGACAGCTATTTTAGTAGCAAGTGTATGCTTgtaaatttctcatttctccGTAAAAATAACAGGTTTTGAGCAATAGTTGTTTTCACACCCCAGTACTTCCAGTGTTTCTTCGCTTGAAAATGCTGAATGCTGCCGTTCAGTCCCTTGTGAAAACTGTCaagaataaatgtaattttctaaaatgaactaattgttttttccattcctttaaaataaagttacttGTGTGTTCTTCAAggcaaagattttctttctgctcaaGTCTGTATCAGGCCCCAAATCTCATCTTggttaaaaattattataagaCTGGTTTGGGAAAGTGCTAAAGGATATGCTTATGCTTCATTGATCTGAATACTGTGCTGAACAGTGACAATAGTGCAAGCAGTGAATGGCATCTCTTGAACTTCAGAaatgtgcaggtttttttcctcttcatgcATGTCACAGCACATTCCTTATTGCTTAAAATTGTATCTGGAGCTTTTGATATACAGCAAATTTAGGAACAAGttaaaattttgatttcttAGAACAGGTCACTAGGAGAGCTGTAGCCGTGTAAGTTCTGGCAAGCATTATGTATTGATCTCCAGCATCAATAAAACTGCTACTATGTTCTGTAAAGTCTAATTTAATGTCCCTCAAGCATACTTCTTGATGTTACAGGACTGTTGCCTTGAAGATTCCTTGGAGGAATTGTTAGCTTATCATGGTAGCACATCTGTGATTGCCTTGTTGCAAACATTTTAGAGAGTCAGGAAAGTGGCATTTGAGAAACAATCTGGAAAATTTAATAGCATCTAGCAGTATCTATACTTAATAGTATCTATACTTAATAGTATCTAGATTATCTATAGACAGCTGACTTCTACGAAAATACTTAGTTTTGAGGTGATTTAGGCAGGATGGCAGGTTGCAGAATGAATGGTGAAGCATAGAGTTTGTGCCTTTCGTGTTAACTgggtatgtatttattttcaattttaggTTGGAGGCAGTAAGCACACAATGAATGAGCACCTCCATGTTGGTAGCCATGGACAAATCCAGGTTCAGCAGCTGTTTGAAGATAATAGTAACAAGAGGACGGTTCTGACAACACAGCCAAATGGACTTACAACACTAGGCAAATCTGGATTGCCAGTGGTTCAGGACAGACAGTCAGAGAGTGCTCACAGACGTCAAGGGAGCTCCAGTTCTTTAAAATCTACAGATGGAACAGGGAAGGTGAAAGCCTCCGTTATGACACCAGAGCAGGCAATGAAGCAATACATGCAAAAATTAACAGCTTTTGAGCATCATGAGATTTTTAGCTACCCTGAAATATACTTTTTGGGTCCAAATGCAAAGAAGCGGCAAGGTGTGATTGGTGGTTCAAACAATTGCGGGTATGATGATGACCAAGGGTCTTATATACAAGTACCCCATGATCATATTGCCTACAGGTATGAAGTCCTGAAAGTTATAGGGAAAGGAAGCTTTGGGCAGGTGGTGAAGGCCTATGATCACAAGATGCATCAGCATGTGGCACTAAAAATGGTGAGAAATGAAAAACGTTTCCACCGCCAAGCTGCGGAAGAAATTAAGATCCTGGAGCATCTCCGGAAGCAAGATAAGGATAACAACATGAATGTTATTCACATGTTGGAAAACTTCACATTCCGCAGCCATATCTGCATGACATTTGAATTGCTGAGCATGAACCTGTAtgaattaataaagaaaaacaagtttcagGGCTTTAGCCTGCCTTTGGTCCGCAAGTTTGCCCACTCAATCTTACAGTGCTTGGATGCTTTGCACAAGAACAGAATCATTCACTGTGACCTTAAACCTGAGAACATTCTGTTGAAGCAACAGGGTAGAAGTGGTATTAAAGTTATTGATTTTGGCTCAAGTTGTTACGAGCATCAGCGTGTCTACACTTATATTCAGTCACGTTTTTACCGCGCACCTGAAGTCATCCTTGGTGCTCGTTATGGGATGCCTATAGATATGTGGAGCTTGGGCTGTATTCTAGCAGAGCTTCTCACCGGTTATCCGCTTTTACCTGGAGAAGATGAAGGAGACCAGCTGGCTTGTATGATTGAGCTATTGGGCATGCCTTCTCCAAAACTCTTAGATTCATCCAAGCGAGCCAAAAACTTTGTGAGCTCTAAGGGTTATCCTCGCTATTGCAGCATCACAACCTTGTCTGATGGCTCTGTAATACTTAACGGTGGACGCTCTCGGAGGGGAAAACTACGTGGCCCACCAGAGAGCAGAGAATGGGGTAATGCATTAAAGGGATGTGATGATCCCCTGTTCCTTGACTTCTTAAAACAGTGTTTAGAATGGGATCCTGCTATCCGTATGACACCCAGCCAGGCTTTGCGGCATCCCTGGCTAAGGAGACGGTTGCCAAAGCCTCCGACTGGGGACAAGGCCTCGGCGAAGAGAATTGCAGAGAGCACTGGTGCTATAACGTCGATTTCCAAGTTACCTCCAGCTTCAAGCTCAGCTTCAAAACTGAGGACTAATTTGGCGCAGATGACAGATGCCAATGGGAATATTCAGCAAAGAACAGTGTTGCCAAAACTCGTTAGCTGAGTTTGAAAAACCCAATGCTGTTAATATGAGAGATACAATGTGGCTGAGCCTTATTTGTATGAAAAAGTAGCTCagatatacatttttatttgctcaATAACTTTATTCATTTGTATCTTTCAGCActcattttaaatgtaagaaatgttgattttgtttttataaaaacacGGGGACAATGCTTTAAGTttttatacttattttttaaaatgtttgtcttcTACAGTACAATTAGCCTTACTGTAACTAGTGTGACACAGTAATAAAGATCAGTGGCAGGCCACTGGTTACAACATGACTGTCATGCATTGCAGCGTGGTGTCAAAGGTATTAACTTTCTCTTCCATGGTTCATATTAGGTTTCACCTGGGGTAAATTTGTTAGACTCTATCTTTTGGATTTTATGGGTCTTGATTCTGCAAACACTCACACCTATGCGTGACTGGACTCCAGGGAGAATACTCAAATAAATACAGTTAAGCACCGGTAAACTTGTAATTTGAAGTGGAGCCATAGCATGTTACGTTGTCATTTTCAGTATGGTAGCCCAGAGAAAGTAGTGATATCGCTAAAGATACGGTCACCTCCTATGGAAtactttctctgtttaaaagtaatgtttttttattaaaatgagcATTTAAATATGATGCAAAAATTAAGAACTTCCAGGGCTAACATGATTCTTACCTTGCCTGCCATGTGGTAGAGTGAGAGG of the Grus americana isolate bGruAme1 chromosome 1, bGruAme1.mat, whole genome shotgun sequence genome contains:
- the DYRK2 gene encoding dual specificity tyrosine-phosphorylation-regulated kinase 2 isoform X1, which gives rise to MLTRKPSASAAAGAAYPAGRAGDSGRPLQSSPGTGAGVSRAGAGTGPPSPLALPPLRASNASHTVGGSKHTMNEHLHVGSHGQIQVQQLFEDNSNKRTVLTTQPNGLTTLGKSGLPVVQDRQSESAHRRQGSSSSLKSTDGTGKVKASVMTPEQAMKQYMQKLTAFEHHEIFSYPEIYFLGPNAKKRQGVIGGSNNCGYDDDQGSYIQVPHDHIAYRYEVLKVIGKGSFGQVVKAYDHKMHQHVALKMVRNEKRFHRQAAEEIKILEHLRKQDKDNNMNVIHMLENFTFRSHICMTFELLSMNLYELIKKNKFQGFSLPLVRKFAHSILQCLDALHKNRIIHCDLKPENILLKQQGRSGIKVIDFGSSCYEHQRVYTYIQSRFYRAPEVILGARYGMPIDMWSLGCILAELLTGYPLLPGEDEGDQLACMIELLGMPSPKLLDSSKRAKNFVSSKGYPRYCSITTLSDGSVILNGGRSRRGKLRGPPESREWGNALKGCDDPLFLDFLKQCLEWDPAIRMTPSQALRHPWLRRRLPKPPTGDKASAKRIAESTGAITSISKLPPASSSASKLRTNLAQMTDANGNIQQRTVLPKLVS
- the DYRK2 gene encoding dual specificity tyrosine-phosphorylation-regulated kinase 2 isoform X2, with product MNEHLHVGSHGQIQVQQLFEDNSNKRTVLTTQPNGLTTLGKSGLPVVQDRQSESAHRRQGSSSSLKSTDGTGKVKASVMTPEQAMKQYMQKLTAFEHHEIFSYPEIYFLGPNAKKRQGVIGGSNNCGYDDDQGSYIQVPHDHIAYRYEVLKVIGKGSFGQVVKAYDHKMHQHVALKMVRNEKRFHRQAAEEIKILEHLRKQDKDNNMNVIHMLENFTFRSHICMTFELLSMNLYELIKKNKFQGFSLPLVRKFAHSILQCLDALHKNRIIHCDLKPENILLKQQGRSGIKVIDFGSSCYEHQRVYTYIQSRFYRAPEVILGARYGMPIDMWSLGCILAELLTGYPLLPGEDEGDQLACMIELLGMPSPKLLDSSKRAKNFVSSKGYPRYCSITTLSDGSVILNGGRSRRGKLRGPPESREWGNALKGCDDPLFLDFLKQCLEWDPAIRMTPSQALRHPWLRRRLPKPPTGDKASAKRIAESTGAITSISKLPPASSSASKLRTNLAQMTDANGNIQQRTVLPKLVS